Sequence from the Flavobacteriales bacterium genome:
ATGGGAATCAAGGGTATGGCTCATTATTTTCTCACGATAGAGAAAAAGCACAGCCGGCCTATTATCAGGTTTTTCTAGAAGATTTTGCTATTGATGTTGAGCTTACAGCGAGCCCAAGAGCAGGTTTTCACCGCTATACTTTCCCCAAAAATGAAAACGCACAAGTAGTCTTGGATTTAGACCATAGAGATAAGCTAATAGATGTTCATTTAGAATTGGTAGATAGTCTTACCATTAAGGGTTATCGCCATTCAACTGAATGGGCAAATGACCAACGGCTTTTTTTTCACGCTCAGTTTTCATCACCCATTCTCAATAATACCTTCAGAGAAGACAGTTTAGTTGTAGGCTTAGACTTTGGAAAACTTGACAAGCCCTTACTTGTAAAAGTGGGCATTTCTGCTGTTGACATGCTAGGGGCAAAGAAAAACGTAGAGTATGAAATAAACCATTGGGATTTTGAAAAAACAAAACACCAATCCCAAAGTAAATGGGAAAAAGCACTTTCAAAAATTCAAGTATTTGATAGAAAAGAAGACGATAAAACAATCTTTTATACCGCCCTTTACCATTCCATGCTCAATCCCAATTTATACATTGATGTTGACGGCAGGTACAGAGGGATGGATATGAATATTCACCGAGATACGACCGATAACCATTACACTATTTTTTCGCTTTGGGATACTTTTAGAGCCACGCACCCTTTGTTTACAATCATTGAGCAGAAAAGAACAAACGAATTTATCAGAACCTTTTTAAGACATTTTAAGGAGGGCGGCAAACTACCCATTTGGGAGTTGGCGGCAAACTATACCAATTGCATGATTGGCTATCATGCCATTCCAGTTATTGCAGATGCTTATGCTAAGGGTTTAAGAGAATATGATGTCAATGCAGCATTTGAGGCGATGTTACATAGTGCAAATTTGGACAGTGACGGACTTAAGTTTTACAAAAACAAAGGTTTTATTTCGGCAAGTGATGAGCCTGAATCGGTGTCTAAGACCTTAGAGTATGCTTATGACGACTGGTGTATTGCCATGATGGCGGACTCTCTGAATAGGCAAAAAGTAGCAGATGAATTTTACTTACGGGCTCAATACTACAAAAACCTATTTGATCCATCATCGAGTTTTTTCAGAGCTAAAGTACCATACAATTGGTTTGGACCTTTTCTTCCAGAAGAAGTCAATTTTAACTACACCGAAGCCAATGCTTGGCAGTACTCTACATTTGTGCCACAAGATGTAAACGGACTTATTGAGTTAATGGGAGGAGAGAAGGCTCTAGAGCGACACTTAGACAGTCTGTTTTCAACCAACAGTAAAACTAGCGGAAGACATCAAGTCGATATCACAGGACTTATTGGTCAGTACGCTCACGGTAACGAGCCGAGTCACCATATGGCGTATTTGTACAACTATGTCGGAAAGCCACATAAAACACAAGAGCGTGTCCGACAAATTATGGAAGAGCAATATACTATTCATCCTGACGGACTTTCTGGCAACGAGGATTGTGGGCAAATGTCATCTTGGTACGTCTTGAGTGCTTTGGGATTTTATAGCGTTACTCCTGGCCTGGATTATTACACCATAGGTACCCCTATGTTTTCCCAATCACACATTAAAATAGAGAACGGTAAAACCTTTATCATAAGAGCAGAAAAATTAAGCGATTCAAATAAGTACATACAGTCGGCCGTATTAAATGGAAAGCTATTGAATACCTCCTTTATCCGTCATGCTGATATTATTAATGGAGGCGAATTACTGTTTATTATGGGCGATGAGCCTAGTGATTGGGGCGCGAAATACCCTCCTATTTCTTCAATACGTCAGCCACAATTAACGGCTATACCTTATTTCGAAGCCGAAAGCCAAACATTTACAGACAGCATCCAAGTTAAAATAGCTAGTGTGCAAGAAGCGGCAATACATTATACCCTAGATGGAAGTATACCTTCTCAACAATCAGAGATATATACAGAGCCCATTATTTTGTTTGACAATGCAACAGTTAAGGCAAAGGCTTATTCAGAAAACGGAATAAGTAAAGATATTTCCACCTCATTCTTTAAGATTGATGGTAGCAGAAGTATTACCATTCAAAGCGAGTATGCCAACCAGTATGCTGGTTCAGGAGAAAAAACCCTAATTGACTACTTAAGAGGAACAGGCAGTTACCGAACCGGTGATTGGCAAGGCTACCGTGAAGATTTAGAAGCTACTGTTGATTTAGGAAAAGTTAGCTCAATAAACCGATTAGCTTTGGGTTGTTTACAAGATATAAAGTCCTGGATATTCTATCCGCCTGAAGTAGAGTTTCTAATTTCAAATGATGGCATTAATTACACCTCAGTTGCGACCATTAAAAACACTTTTTCTGATAAAGAATACGGTTCCTTTCATCAAGATTTTTCAACAACACTATCAGCCTCAGCACGATATGTTAAAGTAAAAGCGAAAAACTATGGCATTTGTCCTGATTGGCATTTAGGAGCAGGAGGGGTCACTTGGCTTTTTGCTGACGAGCTTATTATTAATTAGTTAACCTTTATTTAATCTTCTTCATACATTCTATTAATAATAATGCAGCAGATTTGAACTGTAAAAATTAAACTATGTATTGGAAAGATGAACTCGATGCCCTGTATCAGAAGAACAAATACGGGAAGCGGCTTTGGAAAGAACTAGTAGGCAACCAAGTCGAATTATTATTAAAAAATAACCTTAGACAAGTAGGGACTATACTCGAAGTCACTGATAATGATGGAGAGATGCATCTCAAATTTGAAATAAAAACACCTAATACCACAGTGTTATTGAAACACCACGATATTAAGTATATAGATCCTTTTTTGAAATAGAAAATCTAAAACTGATCTACTAAATATTTAATTAAATCAGTAGTGGTAACGATGCCTACCAATTTATCTTTTTCTAAAACAGGTAGAGAATGAAATTCATTTTTTGATAAAATGGTAGCAACATCATAAATGGTATCGTCTTTTTGTACCACTTTTACATCTTTTGTCATGACTTGCTCTATGTTCAGCCCATCATAAAGCGCTGTAGTAAGCTCATCTCCATCAACGGTATTGACAAATGAAATTTTCTGTAAATCAACTTTACTAAGCATACCAATTACCTTATCTCCTGACACAACTGGGACATGGTGAATGTTTTTATTCTTAATGATATCGCTAACCTCACGAATTGATTGGGTTTTGTTGATGGTAATTATATCGCTTGACATAATCTTTGAAATAGGTGTTCTTTTTTTCATTAGTTTAATTTTTTATGAGTTAATAAATACATTAATCACAAATAAAATTGAAAGGTTAAGAACAAGCTTATTTCATACACTAAAATACGAAATGACCCCAATAGAAACATGATTTAAATCATACTATATTTTTAAGCAGACGTTTTTAGGTTCAGTAAAAAACTCTAGAGACTTGAAGCCGCCTTCACGACCAACACCTGAATCTTTCATGCCACCAAAGGGAATACGCAAATCGCGCATCATCCACGTGTTTATCCAAACTATTCCGGAGTCTATTTTTGCCGCTACTCTGTGTCCTTTACTAATGTCTTTAGTGAAAATACTTGCTGCTAAACCGTAGCGGGTACTATTCGCCATTTCAATGACTTCTTCCTCATTCTTGAAGGGCATAATACTAACAACTGGACCAAAAATTTCTTCTTGATTGGTACGGCACAGATGGTCTAAGCCTTCAATAATAGTTGGCTCTATATAATAGCCTTCATTTAATTCACCATCAAGAATAAGTCGATTTCCACCACACAAAATA
This genomic interval carries:
- a CDS encoding GH92 family glycosyl hydrolase, translating into MKKYIWLLSVFVLSCQTTEKRLIDYVDPFIGTGGHGHTYPGAATPFGMVQLSPDSRLTGWDGCGAYHYTDSVIYGFSHTHLSGTGISDYADVLLMPTTGDLRLVNGADGNQGYGSLFSHDREKAQPAYYQVFLEDFAIDVELTASPRAGFHRYTFPKNENAQVVLDLDHRDKLIDVHLELVDSLTIKGYRHSTEWANDQRLFFHAQFSSPILNNTFREDSLVVGLDFGKLDKPLLVKVGISAVDMLGAKKNVEYEINHWDFEKTKHQSQSKWEKALSKIQVFDRKEDDKTIFYTALYHSMLNPNLYIDVDGRYRGMDMNIHRDTTDNHYTIFSLWDTFRATHPLFTIIEQKRTNEFIRTFLRHFKEGGKLPIWELAANYTNCMIGYHAIPVIADAYAKGLREYDVNAAFEAMLHSANLDSDGLKFYKNKGFISASDEPESVSKTLEYAYDDWCIAMMADSLNRQKVADEFYLRAQYYKNLFDPSSSFFRAKVPYNWFGPFLPEEVNFNYTEANAWQYSTFVPQDVNGLIELMGGEKALERHLDSLFSTNSKTSGRHQVDITGLIGQYAHGNEPSHHMAYLYNYVGKPHKTQERVRQIMEEQYTIHPDGLSGNEDCGQMSSWYVLSALGFYSVTPGLDYYTIGTPMFSQSHIKIENGKTFIIRAEKLSDSNKYIQSAVLNGKLLNTSFIRHADIINGGELLFIMGDEPSDWGAKYPPISSIRQPQLTAIPYFEAESQTFTDSIQVKIASVQEAAIHYTLDGSIPSQQSEIYTEPIILFDNATVKAKAYSENGISKDISTSFFKIDGSRSITIQSEYANQYAGSGEKTLIDYLRGTGSYRTGDWQGYREDLEATVDLGKVSSINRLALGCLQDIKSWIFYPPEVEFLISNDGINYTSVATIKNTFSDKEYGSFHQDFSTTLSASARYVKVKAKNYGICPDWHLGAGGVTWLFADELIIN
- a CDS encoding CBS domain-containing protein, whose product is MKKRTPISKIMSSDIITINKTQSIREVSDIIKNKNIHHVPVVSGDKVIGMLSKVDLQKISFVNTVDGDELTTALYDGLNIEQVMTKDVKVVQKDDTIYDVATILSKNEFHSLPVLEKDKLVGIVTTTDLIKYLVDQF